In Alkalihalobacterium alkalinitrilicum, a genomic segment contains:
- a CDS encoding NAD-dependent epimerase/dehydratase family protein: MKILMTGSTGFLGSHLTRALVKEGHEVIIIKRSFSNTWRIVDILSKVVVYNMDQCSLEKPFEEHGPIDVVIHTATKYDRNGESSSQLLHSNVSFPLQLLEKSISYHTKLFINTDSFINKKNEGYQYLVSYALTKKQFLEWGREFSLAGKICFINIKLEHIYGPFDNEDKFTTYIIKSCLKNIPELHLTEGFQKRDFIHVNDVLTAYSIILNKNMKGLPGFQEYELGLGECKTIREFIELIHEKSQSKTLLKFGAIPLRQNEIMESKANIEELKKLGWKSKINLEQGIELVLQAEKNRFIV, from the coding sequence ATGAAGATATTAATGACTGGATCTACAGGCTTTTTAGGGAGTCATTTAACGAGAGCCTTGGTAAAGGAAGGTCATGAAGTCATTATTATAAAGAGAAGCTTTTCAAATACTTGGAGAATCGTAGACATTTTATCAAAAGTGGTTGTTTATAATATGGATCAATGTTCACTGGAGAAACCCTTTGAAGAACATGGACCTATTGATGTCGTAATTCATACAGCAACTAAGTATGACAGAAACGGAGAAAGTTCATCACAACTTCTTCATTCAAATGTCTCTTTTCCATTACAACTATTAGAAAAATCCATTTCATACCATACTAAATTGTTTATTAATACGGACTCTTTTATAAATAAAAAAAATGAGGGGTACCAGTATTTAGTAAGTTATGCATTAACTAAAAAACAGTTTTTGGAATGGGGAAGGGAATTTAGCCTAGCAGGAAAAATTTGTTTTATAAATATAAAGTTAGAACACATATACGGACCATTTGATAACGAAGATAAATTTACGACATATATTATTAAGAGCTGTTTAAAAAATATTCCAGAATTACATCTAACAGAAGGTTTTCAAAAGAGAGATTTTATCCATGTCAATGATGTCCTTACAGCCTATTCAATAATTTTAAATAAAAATATGAAGGGTCTTCCAGGGTTTCAAGAATATGAATTAGGGTTGGGAGAATGTAAAACTATTCGTGAATTTATAGAACTTATTCACGAAAAATCCCAATCTAAAACATTATTAAAATTTGGTGCCATTCCACTGCGACAAAATGAAATTATGGAATCAAAAGCTAACATTGAAGAACTTAAAAAGTTAGGTTGGAAAAGTAAAATAAACCTAGAACAAGGGATCGAATTAGTTTTACAAGCTGAGAAAAACAGATTTATTGTATGA
- the rfbF gene encoding glucose-1-phosphate cytidylyltransferase, whose amino-acid sequence MKVVILAGGFGTRISEETHLKPKPMVEIGEKPILWHIMQLYSSYGYNEFIICLGYKSHIIKEYFSNYLLYNSDVTFDFQKGNHCTIHQKVTKPWKVTLVDTGIGTMTGGRLKRIEKYVGNESFMLTYGDGVSDININQLVKFHRSHGKLATVTTTQPQGRFGVLSISPDQKVEKFQEKIQGDGGWINAGFFVLQPEVFNYLEKGDQTVFEKDPLENLTKDGQLMAYKHSGFWHPMDTLRDKKYLEEIWNTGNAPWKILD is encoded by the coding sequence ATGAAGGTTGTTATTTTAGCAGGGGGGTTTGGCACAAGAATAAGTGAAGAAACACATTTAAAGCCAAAACCAATGGTAGAGATTGGTGAAAAGCCAATATTATGGCATATTATGCAACTGTACTCAAGTTATGGTTATAACGAATTTATTATCTGCTTGGGGTATAAGAGTCATATAATCAAAGAGTATTTTTCAAACTATCTTCTATACAACTCTGACGTAACCTTTGATTTTCAAAAAGGGAATCATTGTACCATACATCAGAAGGTTACGAAGCCATGGAAAGTTACTTTAGTTGATACTGGTATAGGTACAATGACGGGAGGCCGCTTAAAAAGAATTGAAAAGTACGTCGGGAATGAGTCTTTTATGTTAACTTATGGTGATGGTGTGAGCGATATTAATATTAATCAATTAGTTAAGTTTCACCGTTCACATGGCAAGCTTGCTACAGTAACCACAACACAACCTCAAGGCAGATTTGGAGTATTGTCCATATCACCTGATCAAAAAGTAGAAAAATTTCAGGAGAAAATACAAGGCGATGGCGGCTGGATTAATGCTGGTTTTTTTGTATTACAACCAGAAGTATTTAACTATCTAGAAAAAGGAGATCAAACGGTTTTTGAAAAAGACCCATTAGAGAATTTAACAAAAGATGGCCAGTTAATGGCTTATAAGCATTCTGGATTTTGGCATCCGATGGATACTTTACGTGATAAGAAATATTTAGAAGAGATTTGGAATACAGGTAATGCACCGTGGAAAATATTAGATTAA
- a CDS encoding NAD-dependent epimerase/dehydratase family protein: MKKNKKNSIYNEDLQYIHSQLEQIEKAKFNNSSILITGCAGFLGFYIMSFLSEYSEHLNIRRIIGIDNFKLGKPIWISNLSKHNPKIELYNLDITYFSSFDIEKIKDVNYIIHMASIASPTYYRKYPLETIDANVLGLRALLDFYQDKDIKGFLFFSSSEVYGDPLPTHIPTSEEYRGNVSMIGPRACYDEAKRFGETLCYVYAEKYDMPISIVRPFNNYGPGMRLNDKRVPADFAKAIVENNPLILYSDGKPTRTFCYVTDAITGYLKALLHEPFDYFNIGIDKPEITIKEMAKIYKKAGKDIFNYSQAIQFMTSEEKSYLTDNPLRRCPNISKAQKVLNYAPSISVVEGVSRFLSFLNEGGDIH; this comes from the coding sequence ATGAAAAAAAATAAAAAAAATTCAATTTATAATGAAGACCTTCAGTATATACACAGTCAACTTGAGCAGATAGAAAAGGCGAAATTTAACAATTCCTCCATCTTAATAACAGGATGTGCTGGATTTTTAGGCTTTTATATCATGTCTTTTTTATCTGAATATTCTGAGCATCTAAATATTCGAAGGATAATCGGTATAGACAACTTTAAACTCGGGAAACCGATATGGATATCTAACTTAAGTAAACATAACCCTAAGATTGAACTATACAATTTGGATATTACTTATTTCTCATCATTTGATATTGAAAAAATAAAAGACGTTAACTATATTATTCACATGGCTTCTATTGCTTCTCCAACATATTACAGGAAGTATCCTCTTGAAACTATCGATGCAAATGTATTAGGGTTAAGAGCACTATTAGATTTTTATCAAGATAAAGATATAAAAGGATTTTTGTTTTTTTCCAGCAGCGAGGTTTACGGTGATCCCCTTCCTACTCATATCCCAACGTCTGAAGAATACAGAGGAAATGTCTCTATGATCGGTCCACGGGCTTGTTATGATGAAGCAAAAAGATTTGGAGAAACTTTATGTTACGTATATGCTGAGAAATATGATATGCCAATTTCTATCGTTAGACCATTTAACAATTATGGCCCTGGAATGAGGCTAAATGACAAGAGGGTACCAGCTGACTTTGCTAAAGCAATAGTTGAAAATAACCCTCTTATCTTGTATTCTGACGGAAAGCCAACTCGAACATTTTGTTATGTTACAGATGCAATCACAGGGTATCTAAAAGCATTATTGCACGAACCTTTTGATTACTTTAATATTGGAATTGATAAACCAGAAATTACAATTAAAGAAATGGCTAAAATTTATAAAAAAGCAGGTAAGGATATTTTTAATTATAGCCAGGCAATACAATTTATGACTTCTGAAGAAAAAAGCTATTTAACTGACAATCCATTAAGAAGATGCCCTAATATATCTAAGGCTCAAAAGGTGCTTAATTATGCCCCGAGTATTTCTGTTGTAGAGGGTGTCTCTCGGTTTCTATCTTTTTTAAATGAAGGAGGAGACATTCATTGA
- a CDS encoding UDP-glucose dehydrogenase family protein: MITVMGLGFVGLTTALGFCEKEFKVYGYEIDHKKKQLFRQGKIPFYEAFLEEKLKKHMNKNFTLVDDLQQAVNQSKAIFICVGTPSNSDGSANIDYILEGINSILNCIKKPNYKVLVIKSTIPPSTTSEHIKPHIKKQGFDVGVDIGLTNNPEFLREGYAWDDFIKPDRIVIGQEDDKSGEILERIYQSFNVPIFRVTLNTAEFIKYLSNTLLATLISFANEQSLIARSIGEIDIKKAFRVLHLDKRWFGTPAPMTSYVFPGCGFGGYCLPKDTMALVSLALKNSYSPELLNSTLKVNEVVKNFVVNDIVKKVEEKQNIGILGLAFKPNSNDVRDTPTKGIIEGLLQKGYKNLIAFDPMAMEEFKKAYELPIEYSPSLEELLLRVDYVVILTAWNEFIKNEKIIKEKNVFDYRYIFN, encoded by the coding sequence TTGATTACAGTAATGGGTCTTGGATTTGTTGGATTGACAACCGCTTTAGGGTTTTGTGAGAAAGAATTTAAAGTTTATGGATATGAAATTGATCACAAGAAGAAGCAGCTTTTTAGACAAGGAAAAATTCCTTTTTATGAAGCTTTTCTTGAGGAGAAGTTAAAAAAGCACATGAATAAAAATTTTACGCTTGTTGATGATTTACAACAAGCAGTAAACCAAAGTAAAGCTATATTTATATGTGTAGGTACCCCGAGTAATAGCGATGGTAGCGCCAATATAGATTATATTTTAGAAGGGATTAATAGTATATTAAACTGTATAAAAAAACCAAATTATAAAGTTTTAGTAATAAAGTCAACTATTCCTCCTTCGACAACAAGTGAACATATAAAACCACATATTAAAAAGCAAGGATTTGATGTTGGTGTAGATATAGGCTTAACGAATAATCCTGAATTTTTACGAGAGGGATATGCTTGGGATGATTTTATAAAACCAGATCGAATAGTCATTGGTCAGGAAGATGATAAAAGCGGAGAGATCTTGGAGAGAATCTATCAATCATTTAATGTACCGATTTTTCGAGTGACATTAAATACGGCTGAATTTATTAAGTATTTATCAAATACTCTACTGGCAACCCTCATTAGTTTTGCTAATGAACAATCTTTGATTGCAAGATCCATCGGAGAAATTGACATAAAAAAAGCTTTCCGAGTTTTACATCTCGATAAAAGATGGTTTGGTACACCAGCTCCGATGACTTCCTATGTATTCCCAGGATGTGGATTTGGTGGATATTGTCTTCCAAAAGATACAATGGCATTAGTAAGCCTAGCACTAAAAAATTCCTACTCTCCTGAACTATTAAATAGTACTTTAAAAGTTAATGAAGTGGTTAAAAATTTTGTTGTTAATGATATAGTGAAAAAAGTAGAAGAAAAACAGAATATAGGGATTTTAGGTTTAGCATTCAAGCCCAATTCAAATGACGTTAGGGATACACCAACAAAAGGAATTATTGAAGGTTTACTACAGAAAGGATACAAAAATCTTATAGCTTTTGACCCTATGGCCATGGAAGAATTTAAAAAGGCATATGAGCTTCCTATTGAATATTCGCCAAGTTTAGAAGAACTCCTATTAAGAGTAGATTATGTTGTCATTTTAACTGCGTGGAATGAATTTATTAAAAACGAAAAAATTATTAAAGAGAAGAATGTTTTTGATTATCGTTATATCTTTAATTAG
- a CDS encoding DUF707 domain-containing protein yields MKKNASESNSMLENNEGRIIKPFNYSGKKRFLVMARVGDTSLHKEWLHPDRKFDLFLEYFGDGSNNYKEDCDFYSEAKNSKWPRFHKIIEDFGDHIFKYDAVWMPDDDISTDCSTIHQLFDLFTKYKLSLAQPSLSKDSYYSHDITRQVPRSILRYTNFVEVMVPLFSREALQLCWDTFKKSKSGWGLDSVWPKLLGNPRNKIAIIDEVSVKHTRPLRKGTLYDDIHYTLSDSKIELHCICKEYGVKEPFNFKINRTLPKKKR; encoded by the coding sequence ATGAAAAAAAATGCTAGCGAGTCAAATAGTATGCTAGAAAATAATGAGGGACGAATAATAAAACCCTTTAACTACTCAGGAAAAAAACGATTTTTAGTAATGGCAAGAGTAGGAGATACTTCTCTTCATAAAGAGTGGTTACATCCAGATCGGAAATTTGATTTATTCCTAGAGTATTTCGGTGACGGAAGTAATAACTATAAAGAAGATTGTGATTTTTATTCGGAAGCAAAAAATTCAAAATGGCCTAGGTTTCATAAGATTATAGAAGATTTTGGAGACCATATCTTTAAATATGATGCAGTCTGGATGCCTGATGATGATATTAGTACGGATTGTTCAACTATTCATCAATTATTTGATCTTTTCACAAAGTATAAATTAAGTTTAGCGCAACCCTCATTATCTAAGGATTCCTATTATTCCCATGACATAACGAGGCAAGTGCCTAGAAGTATTTTGAGGTATACCAATTTCGTTGAAGTAATGGTTCCTCTATTTTCAAGAGAAGCTCTTCAACTTTGTTGGGATACATTTAAAAAGAGTAAGTCAGGATGGGGTTTAGACTCGGTATGGCCTAAACTACTTGGTAATCCAAGAAATAAAATTGCAATTATCGACGAAGTTTCTGTAAAACATACAAGACCTCTTAGAAAAGGTACATTATATGATGACATTCATTATACTTTAAGTGATAGTAAAATAGAACTTCATTGTATTTGTAAAGAGTATGGGGTCAAGGAACCATTCAATTTTAAAATTAATCGTACACTTCCTAAAAAGAAGCGTTAG